In the genome of Hymenobacter cellulosivorans, one region contains:
- the trmB gene encoding tRNA (guanosine(46)-N7)-methyltransferase TrmB, with the protein MGRIKLKRFSENAERADIVEPGKATYQQLVGRWKTDFFKNQNPITLEVGCGKGDYTVGLAARYPERNFLGLDIKGDRIWIGSTKAQTQGLTNVGFVRMRALDLLDHFGPGELSEIWITFPDPRPRLGDAKRRLTAPRFLERYQQILQPGGLVHLKTDDEALFDYSLETVQQRPGATVLAHTKDLYASAELLPHAEDIQTHYEKRFRAEGIPIKYLQFRLS; encoded by the coding sequence ATGGGTCGAATTAAACTAAAGCGCTTCTCGGAAAATGCCGAGCGGGCCGACATTGTAGAGCCAGGCAAAGCCACCTACCAGCAATTGGTGGGCCGCTGGAAAACCGACTTTTTTAAGAACCAGAACCCGATTACGCTCGAAGTCGGCTGCGGCAAGGGCGACTACACCGTGGGCCTGGCCGCGCGCTACCCCGAGCGTAATTTTCTGGGCCTCGACATCAAGGGGGACCGAATCTGGATTGGCAGCACCAAGGCCCAGACCCAGGGGCTGACCAACGTGGGCTTTGTGCGCATGCGGGCCCTGGACTTGCTCGACCATTTCGGGCCCGGGGAGCTGAGCGAAATCTGGATTACGTTTCCCGACCCGCGGCCCCGCCTCGGGGATGCCAAGCGCCGTCTGACGGCCCCGCGCTTCCTGGAACGCTACCAGCAGATTCTGCAGCCCGGCGGTCTGGTTCACCTCAAAACCGACGATGAGGCCCTGTTCGACTACTCCCTGGAAACGGTGCAGCAGCGCCCCGGCGCTACCGTGCTGGCCCATACCAAGGATTTGTACGCCTCTGCCGAGCTGCTGCCCCACGCCGAGGACATCCAGACCCACTACGAAAAACGCTTCCGCGCCGAAGGCATTCCAATTAAGTACCTACAGTTTCGCCTGAGCTGA
- a CDS encoding maleylpyruvate isomerase N-terminal domain-containing protein yields MPHPLPPIQTIHLFPVLDQHLFELLASLNPAQWELPTLAPQWRVRDVALHLLDGNLRALSMLRDGYFGQQPAGFSYGEIVAFLNELNADWVRAGQRLSPGVIRWLLEVSGPEYNRYLASLDPLAPATFSVAWAGEAESLNWFHIARDYTEKWHHQQQIRQAVGQEQGPLLSPELYLPFLATCLRALPHHYRAVAAEPGQVIAFTITGEAGATWYLVQTDTGWQLSQQHSASALAASVTIDGAVAWRLFTKSLPRELASAHIQLEGDARLGEPVFDLLTVMA; encoded by the coding sequence ATGCCGCACCCGCTGCCACCGATTCAGACCATTCATTTGTTTCCGGTGCTGGATCAGCACTTGTTTGAGCTTCTAGCATCCCTGAATCCGGCGCAATGGGAGCTGCCCACGCTGGCCCCGCAGTGGCGGGTGCGCGACGTGGCCCTGCACCTGCTCGACGGCAACCTGCGGGCCTTGTCCATGCTGCGCGACGGGTATTTTGGCCAGCAGCCGGCCGGCTTTTCGTACGGAGAAATCGTGGCCTTTCTCAACGAACTCAACGCCGACTGGGTGCGGGCCGGGCAGCGCCTGAGCCCGGGCGTGATTCGGTGGCTGCTGGAAGTATCGGGGCCGGAGTACAACCGCTACCTGGCCAGTCTCGACCCGCTGGCGCCAGCGACGTTTTCCGTGGCCTGGGCCGGGGAAGCAGAGTCGCTCAACTGGTTTCACATTGCCCGCGACTATACCGAGAAATGGCACCACCAGCAGCAGATCCGGCAGGCGGTAGGGCAGGAGCAGGGCCCGCTGCTGAGCCCGGAGCTGTACCTACCGTTTCTGGCCACCTGCCTGCGGGCCCTGCCCCACCACTACCGCGCCGTAGCGGCCGAACCCGGGCAGGTCATTGCTTTTACCATCACGGGCGAAGCAGGAGCTACGTGGTATCTGGTGCAGACCGATACCGGCTGGCAGCTTAGCCAGCAGCATTCTGCCAGCGCCTTGGCGGCTTCCGTTACCATCGACGGGGCCGTGGCCTGGCGCTTGTTTACCAAAAGCCTGCCCCGCGAACTAGCGTCGGCCCATATTCAGCTGGAAGGCGACGCGCGGCTGGGCGAGCCGGTGTTCGATCTGTTGACCGTTATGGCCTAA
- the trpF gene encoding phosphoribosylanthranilate isomerase produces the protein MPLLTSVLVRGINNLSDARYCAGMGADYLTFRLDPALPGYLEPALVQELSGWVAGVQLVGEFDSLSIPEINALVSSCGLHYVLLHRRRTPEELAQLRVPALKLIKWIPDMLAEDVEKRFRDQQDHVAGFVLAQAPPEPLTAMQRAQLTQQARSYKVWLGTGFADTQTVRQLVEEVQPTGIVLEGGQEIKPGLRDFTELEAVFEQLEEE, from the coding sequence ATGCCTTTGCTTACCTCCGTGCTGGTGCGCGGTATCAATAACCTGTCGGACGCCCGCTACTGCGCCGGGATGGGCGCCGATTACCTCACCTTTCGCCTCGACCCCGCCCTGCCCGGCTATTTGGAGCCCGCCCTGGTGCAGGAGCTCAGCGGCTGGGTGGCAGGCGTGCAGCTCGTCGGCGAGTTCGACAGCCTGTCGATTCCGGAAATCAATGCCCTGGTCAGCAGCTGCGGCCTGCACTACGTGCTGCTGCACCGCCGCCGTACCCCCGAGGAGCTGGCCCAGCTGCGCGTGCCCGCACTCAAGCTCATCAAGTGGATTCCCGACATGCTGGCCGAAGACGTGGAAAAGCGCTTCCGCGACCAGCAGGACCACGTGGCCGGCTTCGTGCTGGCCCAGGCGCCGCCCGAGCCGCTCACGGCCATGCAGCGGGCCCAGCTCACCCAGCAGGCCCGCAGCTACAAGGTGTGGCTGGGCACGGGCTTTGCCGACACCCAGACGGTGCGGCAGCTGGTAGAAGAAGTACAGCCCACGGGCATCGTGCTGGAAGGCGGCCAGGAAATCAAGCCCGGCCTGCGCGACTTCACGGAGCTGGAAGCCGTGTTTGAGCAATTAGAGGAAGAATAG
- the mnmA gene encoding tRNA 2-thiouridine(34) synthase MnmA, which produces MNTSESKGRVLVAMSGGIDSSVAAVLLHEQGYEVVGMTMKTWDYASAGGSKKETGCCSLDSINDARQIAVELGFPHYIIDIRDEFGDFVIDNFTEEYLAGRTPNPCVLCNTHIKWDALLRRADQLGCQFIATGHYANVRHENGRYVVSKGLDENKDQSYALWGVSQESLARTLFPLGGMRKTEIYEEARRRGFTELVNKPESYEICFIPDNDYRGFLRRRVEGLEARVAGGEFIMRDGTVLGRHEGYPFYTIGQRKGLGIALGFPAYVTEIRPDTNQVVLGNYDELASTTTYVGKLNMGKLASLEGRGLVPAVTKVRYNHNGSPAFLEQVGDKIRVYFEEAVHAITPGQAAVFYDGNDVLGGGWIERHTIAEVPERTFSTATV; this is translated from the coding sequence ATGAATACATCCGAATCAAAAGGACGAGTGCTGGTCGCCATGAGCGGCGGCATTGATAGCTCAGTAGCGGCCGTGCTCTTGCACGAGCAGGGCTACGAAGTGGTGGGTATGACAATGAAGACGTGGGATTACGCCTCGGCCGGCGGCAGCAAGAAAGAAACCGGCTGCTGCTCCCTGGATTCCATCAACGACGCCCGCCAGATTGCCGTGGAGCTCGGCTTTCCGCACTACATTATCGACATCCGGGACGAATTCGGCGACTTTGTCATCGACAACTTTACGGAGGAATACCTGGCCGGGCGTACGCCCAACCCCTGCGTGCTCTGCAATACGCACATCAAGTGGGATGCCCTGCTGCGCCGGGCCGACCAGCTCGGCTGCCAGTTTATTGCCACCGGCCACTACGCCAACGTGCGCCACGAAAACGGCCGCTACGTGGTTAGCAAGGGCCTGGACGAAAACAAGGACCAGTCCTACGCGCTCTGGGGCGTGTCGCAGGAGAGTCTGGCCCGTACGCTGTTTCCGCTGGGCGGCATGCGCAAAACCGAAATCTACGAGGAGGCCCGCCGCCGCGGCTTCACCGAGCTGGTCAACAAGCCCGAGAGCTACGAAATTTGCTTTATCCCCGACAACGACTACCGCGGCTTTCTGCGCCGCCGGGTCGAGGGGCTGGAGGCCCGCGTAGCCGGCGGCGAGTTTATCATGCGCGACGGCACGGTGCTGGGCCGCCACGAGGGCTACCCGTTCTACACCATCGGGCAGCGCAAAGGCCTGGGCATTGCCCTGGGTTTTCCGGCCTACGTCACCGAAATCCGGCCTGATACCAACCAGGTCGTGCTCGGCAACTACGACGAGCTGGCCAGCACCACGACCTACGTGGGCAAGCTCAACATGGGCAAGCTGGCTTCCCTGGAAGGCCGTGGGCTGGTACCGGCCGTGACCAAGGTGCGTTACAACCACAACGGCTCCCCGGCGTTTCTGGAACAGGTCGGCGACAAAATCCGCGTATATTTCGAGGAAGCTGTTCACGCTATTACCCCCGGGCAGGCCGCCGTCTTCTACGACGGCAACGACGTGCTCGGCGGGGGCTGGATTGAGCGCCACACCATTGCCGAAGTGCCCGAACGTACCTTCTCTACCGCTACCGTATGA
- a CDS encoding S8 family serine peptidase: MRLSPLLLLAGLTLGTLPVMAGSTRPKPGPAPAQTTGTVRKHLVYFRDKANTPFSTSQPQAFLSARALERRTRQNISVQPRDLPVTPAYVSQLKAVPGAQLWYTSRWFNAAVVACDSTTLATLQALPFVHSVVTLNRNLPGARKSRPQPVLVPQNPQRGTAGPADYGSAYGQAEMIGAVAMHSANFRGEGIQIAVFDAGFPGVDQIPAFTPLFQERRLASTFNFVDKSGDVFQRNDHGTNCLSTIAANQTGVFIGTAPKATFHLCITEDIYSEHPVEEMNWLIAAEYADSAGVDVISSSLGYNTFDSPSRDYTYADMNGRTAISTRAAAGAARVGMLVVSSAGNEGANGWRYITAPADADSILTVGAVDASREPAGFSSFGPTADGRVKPNVAALGVQSAIVTPSGAVSRGNGTSFACPITAGMVAGFWQANRNLTAQQVISFLQRSGSQVAAPDARVGYGIPNFVRAYNLARPNEPLAAAGPDARPEKLLVYPNPSQSDELYVQLTPDFQNQPLTVRITDARGALVTEQKLPATTQAQLSLKSGALTKGVYQCTLIGRKGQQTVRFVRM, translated from the coding sequence ATGCGCCTTTCTCCTCTGCTGCTGCTCGCGGGCCTGACCCTGGGTACTCTTCCTGTTATGGCTGGCTCCACTCGCCCAAAGCCGGGGCCTGCACCCGCCCAAACGACGGGCACGGTGCGCAAGCACCTGGTTTATTTCCGCGACAAAGCCAACACCCCCTTTAGTACCAGCCAGCCCCAGGCCTTTCTCTCGGCCCGGGCCCTGGAGCGGCGCACCCGGCAAAACATCAGCGTGCAGCCCCGCGACCTGCCGGTAACCCCCGCCTACGTCAGCCAGCTTAAGGCTGTGCCCGGCGCCCAGCTCTGGTACACCTCGCGCTGGTTTAACGCCGCCGTCGTGGCCTGCGACTCGACCACGCTGGCTACGTTGCAGGCGCTGCCGTTTGTGCACAGCGTGGTAACGCTCAACCGCAACCTACCCGGCGCGCGCAAAAGCCGGCCCCAGCCCGTGCTGGTGCCCCAGAATCCGCAGCGCGGCACGGCCGGCCCCGCCGACTACGGCAGTGCCTATGGCCAGGCCGAGATGATCGGGGCGGTGGCCATGCACAGCGCCAATTTCCGCGGGGAAGGCATTCAGATTGCCGTTTTCGACGCGGGCTTTCCCGGCGTCGACCAGATTCCGGCCTTCACGCCCTTATTTCAGGAGCGCCGCCTGGCCAGCACGTTCAACTTTGTCGATAAAAGCGGGGACGTGTTTCAGCGCAACGACCACGGTACCAACTGCCTGTCGACCATTGCCGCCAACCAGACGGGCGTCTTTATCGGTACGGCCCCCAAAGCCACCTTCCATCTCTGCATCACCGAAGACATCTACTCCGAGCACCCCGTGGAGGAAATGAACTGGCTGATTGCGGCCGAATACGCCGACTCGGCAGGCGTGGACGTTATCAGCTCCTCGCTGGGCTATAACACCTTCGATTCTCCTTCCCGGGACTACACCTACGCCGACATGAACGGGCGCACGGCCATTTCGACCCGCGCCGCCGCCGGTGCGGCCCGCGTGGGCATGCTGGTCGTTAGTAGCGCTGGCAACGAGGGGGCCAACGGCTGGCGCTACATCACGGCTCCCGCCGACGCCGACTCGATTCTGACCGTGGGGGCCGTGGATGCCTCGCGGGAGCCGGCCGGCTTCAGCTCCTTTGGCCCAACGGCCGACGGGCGGGTGAAGCCCAACGTGGCAGCCTTAGGCGTGCAATCGGCCATCGTGACGCCGTCGGGCGCAGTCTCCCGCGGCAATGGTACTTCCTTTGCCTGCCCGATTACGGCTGGCATGGTGGCGGGCTTCTGGCAGGCCAACCGCAACCTGACGGCCCAGCAGGTTATCAGCTTTCTGCAGCGCTCGGGCTCCCAGGTCGCGGCCCCGGATGCCCGCGTGGGCTATGGCATTCCCAACTTCGTGCGCGCCTACAACCTGGCCCGGCCCAACGAGCCGCTGGCCGCGGCCGGCCCCGATGCCCGGCCGGAAAAGCTGCTGGTGTATCCTAATCCCAGCCAGTCCGACGAGCTGTACGTGCAGCTCACGCCCGACTTTCAGAACCAGCCCCTGACCGTGCGCATCACCGATGCCCGCGGGGCGCTGGTAACCGAGCAGAAACTGCCGGCCACGACCCAGGCCCAGTTGTCGCTCAAATCCGGCGCGCTTACCAAAGGTGTCTACCAGTGTACGCTCATCGGCCGCAAAGGCCAGCAAACGGTGCGCTTCGTGAGAATGTAG
- the rpe gene encoding ribulose-phosphate 3-epimerase, producing the protein MNPTRRIAPLLAPSLLAADFANLQSETERLAGSAADWLHCDIMDGRFVPNISFGIPVLQAIHRHAQQPLDVHLMIEEPQNYLAACRDAGAANITVHYEACPHLHRVVQQIKTLGCRAGVALNPHTPVALLEDIIADLDLVCIMSVNPGFGGQSFIPNTLRKVAALKELIVDYNSSALIEIDGGVSLDNAAALVEAGADVLVAGSFVFNSPDPVATLADMRQLLNAQVAQAEEAQSSR; encoded by the coding sequence ATGAATCCTACTCGTCGTATCGCGCCCTTACTGGCTCCCTCTCTGCTGGCGGCTGACTTTGCCAATCTTCAATCCGAAACCGAGCGGTTGGCCGGCAGCGCCGCCGACTGGCTGCACTGCGACATCATGGATGGCCGCTTCGTGCCCAATATTTCCTTCGGCATTCCGGTGCTGCAGGCTATTCATCGCCACGCCCAGCAGCCTCTGGACGTGCACCTGATGATTGAGGAGCCCCAGAACTACCTGGCTGCCTGCCGCGACGCGGGTGCCGCCAACATCACCGTACACTACGAAGCCTGCCCGCACCTGCACCGCGTGGTGCAGCAAATCAAGACCCTGGGCTGCCGCGCCGGCGTGGCCCTGAACCCCCATACGCCGGTAGCCCTGCTCGAGGATATTATTGCCGATCTGGACCTGGTCTGCATTATGTCGGTGAATCCGGGCTTCGGCGGACAGTCGTTTATTCCCAATACCCTGCGCAAAGTGGCCGCGCTCAAGGAGCTCATCGTGGACTATAATTCCAGCGCCCTGATTGAAATTGACGGGGGCGTGAGCCTCGATAATGCGGCGGCTCTGGTGGAGGCCGGCGCCGATGTGCTGGTGGCTGGCAGCTTCGTGTTCAACTCGCCCGACCCGGTGGCTACGCTGGCCGACATGCGCCAGCTGCTTAATGCCCAGGTTGCTCAGGCGGAAGAAGCGCAGTCGTCCCGCTAA
- a CDS encoding TonB-dependent receptor — MPHLYYSRPAWQISLLSVWLLLTLTAPAWAQSGARVLITGTVRDAAGATLEQVSVGIEGQPGGTNTDDKGRFALNVVRPLSGKAPTLVARRLGYQAQRLVLNLADTRDLTITLVLDPRALKNVTVRARNDDANTSEQVSMIRIDPRSVKELPSAFGDFNKILTTLPGVVANNELTSTYTVRGGNYDENLVYVNGIEVYRPFLVTSAQQEGLSFVNPDLVDRIEFSSGGWQPKYGDRLSSVLSIEYKKPRKFAGSATGSLVGGTVHVEATSPNKRISYLAGIRYKNATYVLRSLKQQQGGYNPTFYDGQAYINAALGPKDNPDRTSLGLLTTFAHNDFRFSPESGQATFSTATNQLTRLFITYDGRERMQYDTYQGGLNLRHNFSRSLQGELLAGAMLSREFEYRDVEAAYSFAEINRDPNSPDYNKPVRQRDVGSRFDHSRNNLLARVATLEARGRWTPGTQHTVRWGVKVGREKIEDQLNEYSFVDSADFVPDYRRTRLVSNLDLSSTRTQGYVQHSLEFDSLRTLTYGVRANYWSVNQQLTVSPRVQYSVISRRHPNRSFKFATGLYYQPPFYRELRDQTRGTQATPQSVTVQTAALNPELRAQRSLHVIAGNEVRFRRWDRPFVFTGELYYKYLTDVIPYDIDNVRLRYFAKNNATAYAAGLDTRVSGEFVKGVESWFSLGILTTRENIVGDSLTQFNAAGDTIGRTAQGYIRRPSDQRVNFGIFFQDQLPGNPSVKGYVNFVFGTGLPFSPPGLPEERGTTKLTRSYKRVDLGFSKVLSLNNTGEARRPGHLESLWLGLEVLNVLAANNVAGYSYVQDVNARTYAVPNYLSQRVVNLRVIARF, encoded by the coding sequence ATGCCGCACCTGTACTATTCCCGTCCCGCCTGGCAGATTTCTCTGCTGAGCGTATGGCTGCTCCTGACGCTGACGGCCCCGGCCTGGGCACAGTCGGGCGCGCGGGTGCTGATTACGGGCACCGTGCGCGATGCGGCGGGCGCCACCCTGGAGCAGGTCAGTGTTGGGATAGAAGGCCAGCCCGGCGGCACCAATACCGACGACAAGGGGCGCTTTGCCCTGAACGTGGTGCGGCCTCTGAGCGGTAAGGCGCCCACGCTGGTGGCCCGCCGCCTGGGTTACCAGGCCCAGCGGCTGGTGCTCAACCTAGCCGACACCCGTGACCTGACCATTACGCTGGTGCTGGACCCGCGGGCCCTGAAAAACGTGACCGTGCGGGCCCGCAACGACGACGCCAACACCAGTGAGCAGGTCAGCATGATTCGCATCGACCCCCGCTCGGTAAAGGAGCTGCCCTCGGCCTTCGGCGACTTCAACAAGATTCTGACCACGCTGCCGGGCGTGGTGGCCAACAACGAGCTGACCAGCACCTACACTGTGCGCGGCGGCAACTACGACGAAAACCTGGTTTACGTCAACGGCATCGAAGTGTACCGGCCCTTTCTGGTGACCTCGGCCCAGCAGGAAGGCCTAAGCTTCGTGAACCCCGATTTGGTCGACCGGATTGAGTTTTCGTCGGGGGGCTGGCAGCCCAAGTACGGCGACCGGCTTTCCTCGGTGCTGAGCATCGAGTACAAGAAGCCCCGGAAGTTTGCCGGCTCGGCCACGGGCAGCCTGGTGGGCGGCACGGTGCACGTCGAAGCCACCTCGCCCAACAAGCGCATTAGCTACCTGGCCGGGATTCGCTACAAGAATGCCACCTACGTGCTGCGCTCCTTAAAGCAGCAACAGGGTGGCTACAATCCGACGTTTTACGACGGGCAGGCCTACATCAACGCTGCGCTGGGACCCAAAGACAATCCCGACCGGACTAGCCTGGGCTTGCTGACCACGTTTGCCCACAACGATTTTCGCTTCAGCCCCGAGTCGGGGCAGGCCACGTTCAGTACGGCAACCAATCAGTTGACCCGCCTCTTTATTACCTACGACGGCCGGGAGCGGATGCAGTACGACACCTACCAGGGCGGGCTTAACCTGCGCCACAACTTCAGCCGCAGCCTGCAGGGCGAGCTGCTGGCCGGGGCCATGCTTTCCCGCGAGTTTGAGTATCGCGACGTGGAGGCGGCCTACAGCTTTGCCGAAATCAACCGGGATCCGAACTCACCCGACTACAACAAGCCCGTGCGGCAGCGCGACGTGGGCTCGCGCTTCGACCACTCGCGCAACAACCTGCTGGCCCGCGTGGCTACGCTCGAAGCCCGGGGCCGCTGGACGCCCGGCACCCAGCACACCGTGCGCTGGGGCGTGAAGGTGGGCCGGGAGAAAATCGAAGACCAGCTCAACGAGTACAGCTTCGTGGATTCGGCCGACTTCGTGCCTGACTACCGCCGTACCCGGTTGGTGTCGAACCTGGATTTGAGCAGCACCCGCACCCAGGGCTACGTGCAGCACAGCCTGGAATTCGATAGCCTGCGCACGCTCACCTACGGGGTACGGGCCAACTACTGGAGCGTGAATCAGCAGCTGACCGTGAGTCCGCGCGTGCAGTACTCGGTTATCAGCCGGCGCCACCCGAACCGCTCGTTTAAGTTTGCCACCGGCCTCTACTACCAGCCCCCTTTCTACCGGGAGCTGCGCGACCAAACCCGCGGCACCCAGGCCACCCCGCAGTCGGTGACGGTGCAGACGGCGGCTCTGAACCCGGAGCTGCGGGCCCAGCGCTCCCTGCACGTCATTGCCGGCAACGAGGTGCGCTTCCGCCGCTGGGACCGGCCCTTTGTCTTTACCGGGGAGCTGTACTACAAGTACCTGACCGACGTAATTCCCTACGACATCGACAACGTGCGGCTGCGCTACTTTGCCAAGAACAACGCCACGGCCTACGCCGCCGGCCTGGATACGCGCGTCAGCGGGGAGTTTGTGAAAGGCGTAGAGTCCTGGTTTAGCCTGGGCATCCTGACCACCCGTGAAAACATCGTGGGCGACTCGCTGACGCAGTTCAACGCCGCCGGCGACACCATCGGGCGCACAGCCCAGGGCTACATCCGCCGCCCGTCCGACCAACGCGTGAACTTCGGCATCTTCTTCCAGGACCAGCTGCCCGGCAATCCCTCGGTGAAAGGCTACGTGAACTTTGTCTTCGGCACTGGCCTGCCGTTTAGCCCACCCGGCCTGCCCGAGGAGCGCGGTACCACCAAGCTTACCCGTTCCTACAAGCGCGTCGATTTGGGCTTTTCCAAGGTGCTCTCGCTCAATAACACCGGTGAAGCTCGCCGCCCGGGCCATCTGGAAAGCTTATGGCTGGGTTTGGAAGTGCTCAATGTATTGGCCGCCAACAACGTGGCCGGCTACAGCTACGTGCAGGATGTAAATGCCCGCACTTACGCCGTGCCCAACTATCTTTCGCAACGGGTCGTCAACCTGCGCGTCATTGCCCGGTTTTAG
- a CDS encoding DUF2911 domain-containing protein, with amino-acid sequence MISRCSLFALTAHLGLGLALLTGTIAPSRAQQADSTVLTKPTPEALPKVPELPLPQASPRALVMQTIGLSDVTVDYHTPAVRGRAIWGQLVPYGQVWRAGANENTVITFSDGVMLNGQAVPAGKYSFYVLPKADQDWELILNRVINHWGAEGYDARADQIRLPAVPESGPMHENLLYWFSEVKPGTGSGRLNLSWEKRTVSLLIETDVHTKALAGIQKVLAANPENWQLLAQAADYLVQHNIQAELALQYINESLRLKEAYTNTWIKARLMASKQDYGTAIVYGRRALKLGEKEDPDFKQRQPNMRITLTEWQSKAY; translated from the coding sequence ATGATTTCACGCTGTTCTTTGTTTGCCCTGACCGCTCACCTGGGTCTGGGGCTGGCCCTGCTCACCGGAACCATTGCCCCGTCCCGCGCCCAACAGGCCGACTCCACGGTGCTGACCAAACCCACGCCCGAGGCCCTGCCCAAAGTACCCGAACTGCCCCTGCCCCAGGCCAGCCCCCGGGCCCTGGTCATGCAAACCATCGGACTCAGCGACGTGACAGTGGACTACCATACGCCCGCCGTGCGGGGCCGTGCCATTTGGGGCCAACTCGTGCCCTACGGGCAGGTGTGGCGGGCCGGAGCCAACGAAAACACGGTCATTACCTTCTCCGACGGGGTTATGCTCAACGGGCAGGCCGTGCCGGCAGGTAAGTACTCCTTCTACGTGCTGCCCAAAGCCGACCAGGACTGGGAATTGATCCTTAACCGCGTCATCAACCACTGGGGCGCCGAGGGCTACGATGCCCGCGCCGACCAGATTCGCCTGCCAGCCGTGCCAGAATCGGGGCCCATGCACGAAAACCTGCTCTACTGGTTTTCCGAAGTGAAGCCCGGCACCGGTAGTGGGCGCCTGAACCTGTCCTGGGAAAAGCGCACGGTGAGCCTGCTCATCGAAACCGACGTGCACACCAAAGCCCTGGCCGGAATTCAAAAAGTGCTGGCCGCTAACCCCGAAAACTGGCAGCTGCTGGCCCAGGCCGCCGACTACCTGGTGCAGCACAACATTCAGGCGGAGCTGGCCCTGCAGTACATCAACGAGTCGTTGCGGCTGAAGGAAGCCTACACCAACACCTGGATTAAGGCCCGGCTCATGGCCTCTAAGCAGGACTACGGCACGGCCATCGTCTACGGCCGGCGGGCTCTGAAGCTGGGCGAAAAAGAGGATCCCGACTTCAAGCAGCGGCAGCCCAACATGCGCATCACCCTCACCGAGTGGCAAAGCAAGGCCTATTAG
- the hisG gene encoding ATP phosphoribosyltransferase, with amino-acid sequence MIRLAIQKSGRLSEDSLNLIRECGISFLSSSYKLKTEATNFPLEILFLRDDDIPGYVQDGVADLGIVGQNVLVEAGFPDLEVEKLGFSKCRLSLAILRSEGYNSVADLQGKNIATSYPQILGRYLAGEGVQANLHTISGSVEIAPSIGLADAICDIVSSGSTLLGNGLREVETVFRSEAVLIANQQLTAEKQQLLEQLQFRMQSVRRARRNKYILLNAPVAALDAVKALLPGIKSPTVTPLAEEGWVSVQSVVNEDDFWHITGQLKAVGAEGILVLPIEKMIS; translated from the coding sequence ATGATTCGTCTGGCCATTCAGAAGTCGGGCCGCCTGAGCGAGGATTCGCTCAACCTCATTCGTGAGTGCGGTATTTCCTTTCTCAGCAGCTCCTACAAGCTCAAAACCGAAGCCACTAACTTTCCCCTGGAAATCCTATTTCTGCGCGACGACGACATTCCCGGCTACGTGCAGGATGGCGTAGCCGACCTGGGCATCGTGGGCCAGAACGTGCTGGTAGAAGCGGGCTTTCCCGATCTGGAAGTAGAAAAGCTGGGTTTCAGCAAGTGCCGCCTCTCGCTGGCCATTCTGCGCTCGGAAGGCTACAACTCGGTGGCCGACCTGCAGGGCAAGAACATTGCTACCTCGTACCCCCAGATTCTGGGCCGCTACCTGGCCGGCGAAGGCGTGCAGGCCAATCTGCACACGATTAGCGGCTCGGTGGAAATTGCGCCCAGCATCGGCCTGGCCGACGCCATCTGCGACATTGTTTCCTCGGGCTCCACGCTGCTGGGCAACGGCCTGCGCGAAGTCGAAACCGTGTTCCGTTCCGAAGCCGTGCTCATTGCCAACCAGCAGCTGACGGCCGAAAAGCAGCAGTTGCTGGAGCAGCTGCAGTTCCGGATGCAGTCGGTGCGCCGGGCCCGCCGCAACAAGTACATCCTGCTCAACGCCCCCGTGGCCGCCCTGGACGCGGTGAAGGCCCTGCTGCCCGGTATCAAGTCGCCCACGGTGACGCCTTTGGCCGAGGAAGGCTGGGTGTCGGTGCAGTCGGTGGTGAACGAGGACGACTTCTGGCACATCACCGGCCAGCTCAAGGCTGTCGGCGCCGAAGGCATTCTGGTACTGCCCATTGAGAAGATGATTTCTTAA